The Bifidobacterium animalis subsp. animalis ATCC 25527 genome has a segment encoding these proteins:
- a CDS encoding OsmC family protein, producing the protein MSKRIWVERNKDGSWDAFSDDGAHIKFGKGRGQFTPGDLMKIALAGCAALSSNFAIESTLGEGKGAKIVVDGTYDADNDSYINFNETLMIDATDANLSSEDVEKLKKRVRAHVDKGCTVKHTYEQVTPVRMDIEVRS; encoded by the coding sequence ATGAGCAAGCGTATTTGGGTCGAGCGCAACAAGGACGGCTCGTGGGACGCATTCTCCGATGACGGCGCCCACATCAAGTTCGGCAAGGGCCGCGGCCAGTTCACGCCCGGCGATCTCATGAAGATCGCATTGGCGGGCTGTGCAGCGCTGTCCAGCAACTTCGCCATCGAAAGCACGCTCGGCGAGGGCAAGGGCGCCAAGATCGTCGTCGACGGCACCTATGACGCCGACAACGACTCGTACATCAACTTCAACGAGACGCTCATGATTGACGCCACCGACGCAAACCTCTCCTCGGAGGACGTCGAGAAGCTCAAGAAGCGTGTGCGCGCTCACGTCGACAAGGGATGCACCGTCAAGCACACCTATGAGCAGGTCACACCGGTGCGCATGGACATCGAGGTGCGCAGCTGA
- a CDS encoding thymidylate synthase has translation MPLTQEQLQAIRTQIPPRPDTDIPMPYEDLLRKILMEGNLKNDRTGTGTISLFGQQMRFDLAKGFPLLTTKRVFFKGIAYELLWFLKGSSNVRWLQEHNVHIWDEWADENGDLGPVYGVQWRSWPAPTADDPDRTIDQISNVLELIRHNPDSRRMVVTAWNPAEVENMALPPCHALFQFYVADGRLSCQLYQRSCDMFLGVPFNIASYSLLTMMMAQQAGLEPGEFVWTGGDCHIYDNHVEQVLEQLSREPYPYPRMEIRKADSLFDYQYSDFHIANYRYHPTIKAPIAV, from the coding sequence ATGCCATTGACTCAGGAGCAACTGCAAGCTATTCGCACCCAGATTCCGCCGCGCCCCGACACCGACATCCCGATGCCGTATGAGGACCTGCTGCGCAAGATTCTCATGGAAGGCAATCTCAAGAACGACCGCACCGGCACCGGCACGATCTCGCTGTTCGGCCAGCAGATGCGTTTCGATCTGGCGAAGGGGTTCCCGCTGCTCACCACGAAGCGCGTGTTCTTCAAGGGCATCGCCTATGAACTGCTGTGGTTCCTGAAGGGCTCGAGCAATGTGCGCTGGCTGCAGGAGCACAATGTGCACATCTGGGACGAGTGGGCCGACGAGAACGGTGACCTCGGTCCGGTGTACGGTGTGCAGTGGCGCAGTTGGCCTGCTCCCACCGCAGACGATCCCGACCGCACAATCGACCAGATCTCCAATGTGCTTGAGCTCATCAGACACAACCCGGATTCGCGGCGCATGGTGGTCACCGCGTGGAACCCGGCCGAGGTGGAGAACATGGCGTTGCCGCCGTGCCACGCGCTGTTCCAGTTCTATGTGGCCGATGGCAGACTCAGCTGCCAGCTGTACCAGCGTTCGTGTGACATGTTCCTCGGCGTGCCGTTCAACATCGCCAGCTATTCACTGCTCACGATGATGATGGCACAGCAGGCCGGCTTGGAACCCGGTGAATTCGTGTGGACCGGCGGCGACTGCCACATCTACGACAATCACGTGGAGCAGGTGCTTGAGCAGCTCTCGCGCGAACCCTACCCATACCCGAGGATGGAGATTCGCAAGGCCGATTCGCTGTTCGACTACCAGTATTCCGATTTCCATATTGCGAACTATCGATACCACCCCACCATCAAGGCTCCGATCGCGGTGTGA
- a CDS encoding dihydrofolate reductase, whose amino-acid sequence MESGSSRSGYHEPVPGSAGPEVFEDDWGDDFPKTFSVNLIWAQANDKEGRSGAIGYEGEMPWHLPEDLKRFKELTVSHPVIMGRKTWEALNEKFRPLPKRDNIVLSRDRDFRAPGATVVDNLEEALDMARQEAIPDDGLDRSEIWVIGGSQLFNQMLPMASKIYMTQVDAKVNADAYAPDLTEALNNGSWKLMENSGWLTPKKPEGIDRYRYLTFERNTGDEQPDEE is encoded by the coding sequence ATGGAGTCTGGAAGTAGCCGCAGTGGCTATCACGAACCCGTGCCCGGATCCGCCGGGCCAGAAGTCTTCGAGGATGACTGGGGAGATGATTTTCCCAAGACGTTCTCGGTGAATCTCATATGGGCGCAGGCAAACGACAAGGAAGGCCGTTCCGGTGCCATTGGGTATGAGGGTGAGATGCCCTGGCATCTGCCTGAAGACCTGAAGCGATTCAAGGAGCTCACCGTCTCCCATCCGGTGATCATGGGTCGCAAGACCTGGGAGGCGCTCAACGAGAAGTTCCGGCCGCTTCCGAAACGTGACAACATCGTGTTGTCGCGTGACCGTGATTTCCGTGCGCCGGGTGCCACCGTGGTGGACAATCTGGAGGAGGCACTCGACATGGCCCGTCAGGAGGCCATTCCCGACGACGGACTCGACCGCAGCGAGATCTGGGTCATCGGCGGCTCCCAGCTGTTCAACCAGATGTTGCCAATGGCATCCAAGATCTACATGACGCAGGTCGACGCCAAGGTGAATGCGGACGCCTACGCTCCAGACCTCACCGAGGCGCTCAACAACGGTTCCTGGAAACTCATGGAGAATTCGGGATGGCTCACGCCGAAGAAGCCCGAAGGCATCGATCGCTACCGTTACCTGACGTTCGAACGCAATACCGGCGACGAACAACCCGACGAGGAATAA
- a CDS encoding low molecular weight protein-tyrosine-phosphatase, protein MGTKPQPYTVMTVCTGNICRSPMAEIILRHEFEERGLGDRVRVESSGVSSEEHGNPIDRRAVKVLREHGYDIPPEHFAHRITPNEIAETNLFLPMTASHMGALMHMLPLSKRSHVFMYRSFDPNLPDPQPGRESDIDLVDPWYGGQRDFEIAIDQIEEVAPYIVDYVEKQLEAQDATR, encoded by the coding sequence ATGGGCACGAAACCGCAGCCATACACGGTGATGACCGTGTGCACCGGCAACATCTGCAGATCTCCAATGGCCGAGATTATTCTGCGCCACGAATTCGAGGAGCGCGGGCTTGGCGATCGGGTGCGCGTGGAATCCAGCGGTGTGAGCAGCGAAGAGCACGGCAACCCGATCGACCGCCGCGCCGTGAAAGTGCTGCGTGAGCATGGGTACGACATTCCGCCCGAACATTTCGCGCATCGCATCACCCCGAACGAGATCGCCGAGACGAACCTGTTCCTGCCCATGACTGCCTCGCATATGGGCGCGCTCATGCATATGCTGCCGTTGAGCAAGCGTTCGCATGTGTTCATGTATCGCAGTTTCGACCCGAACCTGCCAGATCCGCAGCCGGGACGTGAAAGCGACATCGATCTCGTCGACCCATGGTATGGGGGCCAGCGTGACTTCGAGATCGCCATCGACCAGATCGAGGAAGTCGCCCCATACATTGTCGACTATGTGGAGAAGCAGCTCGAGGCGCAGGACGCGACGAGGTAG
- the galE gene encoding UDP-glucose 4-epimerase GalE gives MTVLVTGGCGYIGAHVVHALHEAGEDVVVVDDLSYGKPDRIGNARLYGMDIAAPGAGERLAEIMEAENVDSVIHFAARKQVGESVEKPLWYYQQNINGMLNVLEGMKGAGVKKLVFSSSAATYGVPPVDVVPEDVEPMVPINPYGQTKLFGEWMARACEQPYGIRFCGLRYFNVAGCGPVQLEDPAILNLIPMLFDRLTQGKAPAIFGDDYPTPDGTCVRDYIHVSDLADAHIAALKYLDRDERKYDVFNVGTGEGTSVRQIVDEVKKVTGLPFKETVMGRRAGDPPHLIGSPERINTELGWHAKYDVEDIVESAWNAWQANPDHHIDVETWKQTD, from the coding sequence ATGACTGTTCTTGTCACAGGCGGCTGCGGCTACATCGGCGCGCATGTCGTCCATGCACTGCACGAGGCCGGCGAAGACGTCGTCGTAGTCGACGACCTGAGCTACGGCAAGCCGGATCGCATCGGCAACGCGCGCCTTTACGGCATGGACATCGCGGCACCGGGAGCCGGCGAACGTCTTGCCGAGATCATGGAGGCCGAGAATGTGGACTCAGTCATCCACTTCGCAGCCCGCAAGCAGGTCGGCGAATCCGTGGAGAAGCCGCTGTGGTATTACCAGCAGAACATCAACGGTATGCTCAATGTGCTCGAAGGCATGAAGGGAGCCGGCGTGAAGAAGCTCGTCTTCTCCTCGTCCGCCGCCACTTACGGCGTGCCGCCGGTCGATGTGGTGCCCGAAGACGTCGAACCGATGGTTCCGATCAACCCATACGGCCAGACCAAGCTGTTCGGCGAATGGATGGCGCGTGCCTGTGAGCAGCCGTACGGCATTCGGTTCTGCGGACTGCGCTACTTCAATGTCGCCGGCTGCGGCCCCGTCCAGCTCGAGGACCCGGCCATCCTGAACCTCATCCCGATGCTCTTCGACCGTCTCACACAGGGCAAGGCGCCGGCGATCTTCGGCGACGACTACCCGACTCCGGACGGCACCTGCGTGCGCGACTACATTCACGTCTCCGATCTCGCCGATGCGCACATCGCCGCATTGAAGTACCTCGATCGTGACGAGCGCAAGTACGATGTGTTCAATGTGGGCACTGGCGAGGGCACCTCGGTGCGTCAGATCGTGGACGAGGTGAAGAAGGTCACCGGCCTGCCGTTCAAGGAGACCGTCATGGGCCGTCGTGCCGGCGATCCGCCGCATCTGATCGGCTCCCCTGAGCGCATCAACACCGAGCTGGGCTGGCATGCCAAGTACGACGTCGAAGACATCGTCGAATCCGCATGGAACGCATGGCAGGCGAACCCAGATCACCACATCGACGTGGAGACCTGGAAGCAGACCGACTGA
- the trmB gene encoding tRNA (guanosine(46)-N7)-methyltransferase TrmB, giving the protein MTEQNRNLEESGNGGAANNPLHGRKVLSFVRRSARLDARLQRALDTYADEYILSDIALAEGSLDPREGFVFSRDYVQGQWGNGNPLTVEIGSGQGENVVAAAAEHPERNFLALEVYDPGVAHTVLLSGKRGLRNLRVAQINAPELFAVMEPGALDEVWTFFPDPWPKMRHHKRRLVQPELARDVHASLGVDGVWRIATDIEDYALHVHEVMDARRDFENLGTLTVSLPVEHVGKGNAESAAALPHADFMESERFDGRVLTNFERKGLAAGRVIHDFAYRAV; this is encoded by the coding sequence ATGACTGAGCAAAACAGGAATCTGGAGGAATCCGGCAACGGCGGCGCGGCGAACAATCCGCTTCACGGGCGCAAGGTGCTTTCGTTCGTGCGGCGTTCCGCGCGTCTCGATGCACGATTGCAACGGGCGCTCGACACCTATGCCGATGAGTACATCCTCTCCGATATCGCGCTGGCGGAGGGGAGTCTCGACCCGCGCGAAGGGTTCGTGTTCTCCCGGGACTATGTGCAAGGGCAGTGGGGGAACGGCAATCCGCTGACCGTGGAGATCGGCAGTGGTCAAGGCGAGAATGTGGTGGCCGCGGCCGCGGAGCATCCCGAGCGCAATTTCCTGGCGCTCGAGGTGTATGACCCTGGCGTCGCGCACACCGTGCTGCTGTCGGGCAAGCGTGGATTGCGGAATCTGCGGGTGGCCCAGATCAACGCGCCTGAGTTGTTCGCGGTGATGGAGCCCGGTGCGCTTGACGAGGTGTGGACGTTCTTCCCTGACCCATGGCCGAAGATGCGGCATCACAAGCGCAGGCTCGTGCAGCCCGAGCTTGCGCGCGACGTGCATGCGTCGCTTGGTGTCGACGGGGTGTGGCGCATCGCCACCGACATCGAGGACTATGCGTTGCATGTGCATGAGGTGATGGATGCACGGCGGGATTTCGAGAATCTCGGCACGCTGACGGTGAGCCTGCCCGTCGAGCATGTGGGCAAGGGCAATGCCGAATCGGCCGCCGCGCTTCCCCATGCCGATTTCATGGAGTCGGAGCGTTTCGATGGCCGTGTGCTCACGAATTTCGAAAGGAAGGGACTGGCCGCGGGGCGCGTGATCCACGATTTCGCATACCGTGCCGTGTGA
- a CDS encoding YdcF family protein: MQADSAMTTLLTWCPLLVGVTFFALTMAFNRRSLWSGFSAFVMLLGIGATSIVLLMTASQYVTGSLLGTLALIAISLVAVALLLFPFALGIFLIAEGIRLLRREGLSPANCLSLALGVLICFDLLVFPAIVASVHNDAVNWVFGVLSACTFYFSAQLAIYCLSSALNLIHFGKARNISQIVVLGSGLFGETVPPLLQKRIAKGIEIQRQDPHARLILSGGQGAGEDVPEGVAMKAWALAHGAEPANTICEERSRNTRENLLFSRNLFADPNGKTAIVSTGYHVFRALLLSKKLQMNAVGYGSKTPWYFSLNAMLREFIAYVSMTRKWQIAILALLLTPFWVSGVVGLVQAIQHLV, translated from the coding sequence ATGCAAGCCGATTCCGCAATGACAACCCTGCTCACATGGTGCCCATTGCTCGTTGGCGTCACATTCTTCGCGCTCACCATGGCATTCAACCGCCGTTCGTTGTGGTCCGGGTTCTCCGCCTTCGTCATGCTGCTCGGCATCGGGGCCACCTCGATCGTATTGCTCATGACGGCATCTCAGTATGTCACCGGTTCCCTGCTCGGCACCTTGGCGCTCATCGCCATCTCCCTCGTCGCCGTGGCATTGCTGCTGTTTCCGTTCGCCCTTGGCATCTTCCTCATCGCCGAAGGCATTCGACTCCTGCGACGCGAGGGCCTCTCCCCCGCCAATTGCCTGTCGCTGGCGCTGGGCGTGCTTATTTGCTTCGACCTGTTGGTATTCCCGGCCATCGTCGCGAGCGTGCACAACGACGCCGTCAACTGGGTGTTCGGCGTGCTTTCCGCATGCACGTTCTACTTCTCCGCCCAGCTCGCCATCTACTGCCTCTCCTCCGCGCTCAATCTCATCCATTTCGGCAAAGCGAGGAACATCTCACAGATTGTCGTGCTCGGTTCCGGGCTCTTCGGCGAGACGGTCCCCCCTCTGCTGCAAAAACGCATCGCCAAGGGAATCGAAATCCAACGGCAGGATCCGCACGCGCGGCTCATCCTCTCCGGCGGCCAGGGCGCAGGCGAAGACGTTCCCGAAGGCGTGGCAATGAAGGCATGGGCGCTCGCTCACGGCGCAGAGCCGGCAAACACCATCTGCGAGGAGCGCTCACGCAACACCCGCGAGAATCTGCTGTTCTCACGGAATCTGTTCGCCGATCCAAACGGGAAGACGGCCATTGTCTCCACCGGCTACCATGTATTCCGCGCGCTGCTGCTATCGAAGAAACTGCAGATGAACGCCGTCGGCTATGGTTCGAAGACCCCTTGGTATTTCTCGCTGAACGCGATGCTGCGCGAATTCATCGCCTATGTTTCGATGACGCGCAAATGGCAGATTGCCATACTGGCCCTCCTGCTCACGCCGTTCTGGGTCAGCGGCGTCGTCGGACTCGTGCAGGCGATCCAGCATCTCGTGTAA
- a CDS encoding 5'-nucleotidase, whose translation MGQTLDNKALVIGVASSALFDLGESDRIFREEGVEAYERYQNEHLEEPFRPGVAFPFISKLLEFNSVFDGDDRGVEVVVLSCNSPRTGLRVMNSIEHYGLDITRSVFRSGISPFEYMKAFDMALFLSADDADVREAVAEGFPAGCVLPLSGSGNRGDGTAAEATHVHESGEELRVAFDFDGVLAGDSAERVFREAQVSDPANALEKYNEHEADLANKPIEEGPLKRLLEGINILQNAAREYKEANPAAQTPNLRVALVTARSGKAQKRAVNTLEDWGLTVDDAFFLGGLNKAPFLNRMQPDIFFDDQMGNLDRYTLSIPSVHIPFGARNGE comes from the coding sequence ATGGGGCAGACGCTCGATAACAAGGCATTGGTAATAGGCGTCGCGTCGAGCGCATTGTTCGACCTGGGTGAGAGCGACCGGATCTTCCGCGAGGAGGGTGTTGAAGCCTACGAACGATATCAGAACGAGCATTTGGAAGAACCGTTCCGTCCTGGTGTCGCGTTCCCCTTCATTTCGAAATTGCTTGAGTTCAATTCGGTCTTCGACGGCGATGATCGGGGTGTGGAGGTGGTGGTGCTGTCGTGCAACAGTCCGCGCACCGGGTTGCGTGTGATGAACAGCATCGAGCATTACGGGCTCGACATCACTCGTTCGGTGTTCCGCAGTGGCATCTCGCCCTTCGAGTATATGAAGGCGTTCGACATGGCGCTGTTCCTCTCGGCGGATGATGCGGATGTGCGCGAGGCCGTGGCCGAGGGATTCCCAGCCGGCTGCGTGCTGCCGCTCAGTGGTTCCGGAAACCGCGGCGATGGAACCGCGGCGGAGGCGACGCATGTGCACGAGTCGGGCGAGGAGCTGCGTGTGGCCTTCGACTTCGATGGCGTGCTCGCGGGCGACTCGGCGGAGCGCGTGTTCCGTGAGGCTCAGGTGAGCGACCCGGCCAATGCGCTTGAGAAATACAACGAGCATGAGGCTGACCTGGCGAACAAGCCGATCGAGGAGGGGCCGCTCAAACGGTTGCTTGAGGGCATCAACATACTGCAGAATGCGGCACGTGAATACAAGGAGGCCAATCCGGCGGCCCAGACCCCGAACCTGCGCGTCGCGCTCGTGACGGCGCGGAGTGGCAAGGCGCAGAAACGGGCCGTGAACACGTTGGAGGACTGGGGGTTGACGGTCGACGACGCGTTCTTCCTCGGAGGCCTGAACAAGGCGCCCTTCCTCAACCGCATGCAGCCCGACATCTTCTTCGACGACCAGATGGGCAATCTCGACCGGTACACACTCTCCATACCCTCGGTGCACATCCCGTTCGGCGCGCGCAACGGGGAATAG
- a CDS encoding protein kinase → MPFLQPNDKVQVEIRDYRRLRELGIRLPAMLDIDIAKERILKEYIDGPTVFDLVLTDQMDDSYVEQVREMAKRLQSHRLNIDYFPTNFVVENGLVYYIDFECAAYTRERSFDGWGVTYWSKTPEFLRFVAAHAPHAPAAAQ, encoded by the coding sequence ATGCCATTCCTTCAGCCCAACGACAAAGTGCAGGTGGAGATTCGCGATTACCGCCGACTGCGCGAGCTCGGCATACGGTTGCCGGCGATGCTTGACATCGACATCGCCAAGGAGCGCATTCTCAAGGAATACATCGACGGGCCCACGGTCTTCGATCTGGTGCTCACCGACCAGATGGACGACTCCTATGTGGAACAGGTGCGTGAGATGGCCAAGCGCTTGCAATCCCACCGTCTGAACATCGATTACTTCCCGACGAATTTCGTGGTGGAAAACGGGCTGGTGTACTATATAGACTTCGAATGCGCCGCCTACACACGCGAACGCAGCTTCGACGGCTGGGGCGTCACCTACTGGTCGAAGACCCCTGAATTCCTGCGGTTCGTGGCCGCGCATGCACCGCATGCACCCGCTGCGGCGCAATGA
- a CDS encoding ATP-dependent nuclease, protein MRLTSLSIANHSRVTDFRIDVRRHLVLVGTNESGKSSILRCLDLVLGKSTADLYATVTAADIRELQLPFTIAVELENDGMHTCMRFEAALDADGETVHISRTMGDDGHAVTAADLARIGWVYLSDSFPPNRETQHEIVDELLETVQLEQEEAIFEAVADQYARLLDSSPALLALRKRIADALTSALPMRCNPNNLVFVPGSKLNRNPFSDVHLQLRMHGKQRGLWEQSGGLRSIYTVALYDLLDEHVHIVGLDEPETHLHPTSQRNLARLLKEGASQKILATHSPDIIGEFEPDQIVVVRANGGVVQPRRDFLSEDDKLLLHMWVRDRLEPLTAEHVIVVEGVTDRALVEHCANVTGRNLDAHGVVLLEAGGCREMPAWQRVFGEHGFRVPLTQLVDEDAQGDLAHQYHVRAGELESKRVFVSHVDLEAEYIRALGVDLAYEALSQSDLFRPAETKSLRTARQQGTLNEGMLADFCRMRANKTRAVLAVLSRISAKRARRIDSVQRLLTSVIGLA, encoded by the coding sequence ATGAGACTGACCTCGCTGAGCATTGCGAACCACAGCCGCGTCACCGATTTCCGAATCGACGTCCGTCGGCATCTCGTGCTGGTGGGTACGAATGAATCAGGCAAATCCTCCATTCTGCGGTGCCTCGATCTTGTGTTGGGCAAGTCGACCGCCGACCTGTATGCCACGGTCACTGCGGCGGATATTCGCGAGCTGCAGCTGCCGTTCACCATTGCCGTCGAGCTGGAGAACGACGGCATGCACACTTGCATGCGCTTCGAGGCCGCGCTCGATGCCGATGGCGAGACCGTGCACATCTCGCGCACAATGGGAGACGATGGACACGCCGTGACCGCGGCCGATCTGGCGCGGATCGGCTGGGTGTACCTTTCCGATTCCTTCCCGCCGAACCGTGAGACCCAGCATGAGATTGTCGACGAACTGCTCGAAACCGTGCAACTTGAGCAGGAGGAAGCCATATTCGAGGCGGTCGCAGACCAGTACGCGCGCCTGCTGGACTCCTCGCCGGCCCTTCTCGCATTGCGCAAACGCATCGCCGACGCGCTCACGTCGGCGCTTCCGATGCGTTGCAATCCGAACAATCTCGTGTTCGTGCCGGGTTCCAAACTCAACCGCAATCCGTTCAGCGACGTGCACCTGCAATTGCGCATGCACGGCAAGCAGCGTGGCCTATGGGAGCAATCAGGAGGCCTGCGGTCGATCTACACCGTTGCCTTGTATGATCTGCTCGACGAGCACGTGCATATCGTCGGTCTCGACGAGCCCGAGACGCATCTGCATCCGACGAGCCAGCGAAATCTGGCGCGATTGCTCAAGGAGGGGGCGAGCCAGAAGATCCTCGCCACGCACTCGCCCGACATCATCGGCGAATTCGAGCCCGACCAGATCGTCGTCGTGCGCGCGAACGGCGGCGTGGTCCAACCCCGGCGCGATTTCCTGAGCGAAGACGACAAGCTGCTTCTGCATATGTGGGTGCGTGATCGGCTCGAACCGCTCACCGCCGAGCATGTAATTGTGGTGGAAGGCGTGACGGATCGCGCGCTCGTCGAACATTGCGCCAATGTGACCGGGCGTAATCTCGATGCCCACGGCGTCGTGCTGCTCGAAGCAGGCGGTTGCCGTGAGATGCCCGCATGGCAGCGGGTGTTCGGCGAACACGGCTTCCGCGTGCCGCTCACGCAGCTCGTTGACGAGGATGCCCAGGGCGATCTCGCACACCAGTACCACGTACGGGCCGGCGAACTTGAATCCAAGCGTGTGTTCGTCTCACACGTCGATCTCGAAGCTGAGTACATTCGCGCGCTGGGGGTTGATCTCGCATACGAAGCGCTTTCACAAAGCGATCTGTTCCGCCCGGCGGAGACGAAGTCGTTGCGCACGGCACGCCAGCAGGGGACGCTGAATGAGGGCATGCTCGCAGATTTCTGCCGCATGCGCGCGAACAAGACGCGTGCCGTGCTTGCTGTACTGTCCCGCATCAGCGCGAAACGGGCTCGTAGGATCGACAGTGTGCAAAGACTGCTCACTTCGGTGATCGGTCTGGCATGA
- a CDS encoding cutinase family protein, giving the protein MGSRTIGTRCRSLLAAVGALTLCVALGACGARHDERAAEGGSQAAASPTPSQTAQERTRGTDSLLSADLIEQIRQLDGNPDPQTTRSVFAGILFNGPGHESPGAPGAWGDSGCDANKPVRVITVRGTNEQLDGGMLGPLAQQIASAFPGRIQVTPLEYAASVEPGTQADGVNLLISTLNGQAEQCPAQRTVLLGYSQGAMVVGDALSAPDVRPNEDNGYTLSDRASENVIAAELFGDPRFNSETSYDVGDFTKGTNGVMGARGPHELDRYASRTQSYCNYDDLICQTYGSRKGHREYATNGLRDQAAEYAIGRIRAVLR; this is encoded by the coding sequence ATGGGTTCTCGAACGATCGGAACACGGTGCAGATCACTGTTGGCTGCCGTGGGTGCGTTGACGTTGTGCGTGGCGCTGGGGGCGTGCGGTGCGAGGCATGACGAGCGCGCTGCGGAAGGCGGATCGCAGGCCGCTGCCTCGCCCACACCCTCGCAGACCGCTCAGGAACGCACGCGCGGCACGGACTCGCTGCTTTCCGCCGATCTGATCGAACAGATTCGCCAACTGGACGGCAACCCGGATCCACAGACCACGCGTTCGGTGTTCGCCGGCATTCTCTTCAACGGTCCGGGTCATGAGAGCCCGGGCGCTCCGGGGGCGTGGGGCGACTCCGGATGCGACGCGAACAAGCCGGTGCGCGTGATCACCGTGCGCGGTACGAACGAGCAACTCGACGGCGGCATGCTGGGGCCGCTCGCACAGCAGATCGCCAGTGCGTTCCCGGGTCGCATTCAAGTGACACCATTGGAGTATGCGGCAAGCGTGGAGCCCGGAACGCAGGCGGACGGCGTGAATCTGCTCATCAGCACCCTCAATGGGCAGGCCGAGCAGTGCCCGGCGCAGCGCACCGTGCTGCTCGGGTACTCGCAGGGAGCGATGGTGGTGGGGGACGCGCTGAGCGCGCCCGATGTGCGGCCGAACGAAGACAACGGGTATACGCTCAGTGACCGGGCCTCGGAGAACGTCATTGCGGCGGAATTGTTCGGCGACCCGCGCTTCAACAGCGAAACATCGTATGACGTCGGCGATTTCACCAAGGGCACGAACGGTGTGATGGGAGCCCGCGGCCCGCACGAGCTCGACCGATATGCCTCGCGTACACAGAGCTATTGCAATTACGATGACCTGATCTGCCAGACGTATGGGTCGCGCAAGGGGCACCGCGAATACGCGACGAACGGCTTGCGCGACCAGGCGGCCGAATATGCGATTGGGCGCATACGCGCCGTGCTGCGGTGA